AACTAAAGCAGCTCTAGAAACTGGAAATGAAGGCGTTGCTCAATTTGGAACTTTTCCTTTCAGTTTAATTCCTGCTTTCGCTCCAGCAACAATTGTTTTTCTCCACCTGATAACATTCAAAAAAATAAAAAATTACAAATTCGCTCCACAAGAACCTTTAACAGCCTAATAATATTTTTATAAACAGTTTTTCAGTATTGTATATTCTTAAACCCACCTCAATTGATTAATCTCTTTTGGGGTGTTTTTTCTTTAAACCACAACACATTATGTTAAATATAATCCAAAACACTTTCCATCCTCATAGATCTCGATCCTTTTATCAACACAACTGAATCTTCAATTTTCCAATTTGAAATATATTTCTCCATTTCGCTCTTTCCATTAAAATGAATCGCATTTGGACAATGCTTTTTTGCATATAGCATTTCTTCTCCAAGCAAAATCACTTTATCAAAACCGAGTAAATGAAGTTTTTTACCAAGCTTCTCATGTTCACTCAGAGACAAATCACCCAAATCCTTCATATCACCAAGAATCACAACTTTGTTTCGATCTTCCATTAAAGACAAACTCAAAACTGAAGCAATCATTGAACTTAAGTTCGCATTATAGGCATCCATTATCACCTTATTGGATTTTCGCTTGACGAACTGAGATCTATTTCTCTTTGGAACGTATGCGGCAACAGCAGCAATCCCTTTTTCATCCTCCACACCAAAATTTCGCCCAATACATAAAGCCGCTGCAATATTTTCAAAGTTATAGTTTCCTATTAAATTGGTTTTCACCGTATTTCCAAACCTTGAACCGACAGATACAAAATCATCTTCTGAAACCAATTTCAAATCATTGTCATCTAGATACTTAATTGGAGTATGAAAACAAGAGCTAAGTTTAAGCAATAAACGATTCTTTGCATTGACAAATACTTTCCCATTATGAGCATATAAATATTGATACAAATCACTCTTTGCCTTAATCAATTGTTTACTGCCTCCAAACACACCCAAATGCGCTCTACCAATATTTGTTATCAACCCGTAATTAGGTTTTATTATATCACATAGTTCTGATATATCTCCCACTCTACGAGCCCCAATCTCAAAAACCGCAATTTCATGCGAATTATTCAATCTCAAGACGTTCAACAACGCTCCTCCTCTAATGCTATTTTGATTGCCATCAGTGGCGAACACATTATATTTCTGAGATAAAACCTCTCGAATCAATTCCTTAGTTGTCGTCTTGCCATTTGACCCAGTAATAGCTATAACCGGAAGACGAAATCGCAGTCTATGATATTTGGCTAATTTGCGAAGCACTTGATAAACTTCTTTCACCAAAATGCATTGATCACTTACAACCTGTCTTGGATCATCAACGATGGCGTATTTGGCTCCTTTTTCCAAAGCTTGGCCAACAGCGGAGTTTCCGTCATAATCTCTCCCACTCAAGGCAAAATACAAATCCCCATCTCTAACATATTTAAGATTTGCTGTCACACCTGAACATTCTAAAAATTTGGAATAAATATCCGTTTCAATTGAAAGAAGATTTGACATAAAAAAATAATTTTCCACAACTAAAAAACCGAACTCGCATTAACGATTAAGCTTTGCAAAGCACGCTTCTTATATCTGCATAAAAATTAAGCCAACAGCTAGAGCAAGAATTCCTACCACTTTATGAATTGTCAAAAGTCTCTTTTTAACACCTAATATTCCAAACCTATCGATCAAGACCGAGCATGTTAATTGCCCTGTAATTACTCCAGCTACGGTTAAGGACACTCCAATTTTAGGAATTAAATACAAAACCAAAGTAATTAATATGGTCCCAAAAAATCCACTGAAATAAAGATAAAAAGGCACGTTCATCATATTCGCTGGAAATTTAACTCTAAACAATAGCAAATAAATACTCAAAAATATTGTCGCTCCTGAAAAGCTTAAAAAGGTTGCGATCAGTGGATTTCCCACATAGTGATTGAGCTCTGCATTAATATTGCCTTGAAAAGGGGTTATAAAGCCAATTGCAAAGGCAAAAAATATCCAATAACTTTTATGGACAGCTCCTTTTTCATGTTTGATCAAATACAATCCTACTAACAAGCAAATCACACCTATTATTTTTTGTAAATTAATTGGATGAGTTTTCATTCCAAACAAACCTATTTGATCCAAAATCAAAGAGCAAACAAGCTGTCCCACTATAGCGAAACTTAGTGTTGTGGCTACACCAAGCTTTGGTATTAACAGCATCACACTCGTGATAAAAACAATCCCCAACAAACCTCCTGTATACAAATACCAAGTAATATTAGTCAATGTAGAAAAAGAAGGAAATGTCTCTCCACTTACCAATAAATATATTCCAATCAAGACATTGGCTACGAAAAAACTAAAAAATGCTACTTGAAACGGGTGATTCATATGCTCTGACAACTTTGCGTTGATAGTGCCTTGGCATGGAATACAACACCCTGCTACGATTGCCATTAGAATTAAATATAGGCTCATGAAGAATTGGATTTAAGCTATTAATCAAACCCTCCAATCAAATTGATGTTCCTAAAGTAGTAAAATAGATCAAAATCTGATTGAATTACACCTTCATAGAATCCAGTGAAAAGCCTAAATGAACAAAAAACACTTGCCCAGCAAACAAAATATATCTATATTTTTAGGTTTACAAATAATAACCAATGAAAGAGGATTTACCGATATACACGCTAAACCAGTTTGAAAGCCAGCTTAGCAAGAACAAGCCATATCAAGTTGAAATTTTCGATGCTAATAGGCATTTCGAAGTTGAATATCCGCATAAACATGACTTCTTCGAAGTACTCTTTCTTACCAATGGCTCTGGCTGTCATATCATAGACAGCAATCGGTATGATATCAACCCGCCATGTGTATTTTTCTTAAGTCCTGGTCAAGCCCATAAGCTTGAATTATCCAAGGATATTTCTGGCTATTTATTCTTGTTTACTGATGAATTCTACCTATTTCATAAATCAAATAAAAACCAACTACTTGAGTTGCCATTTTTCTTCAACATCAACCAAGAAAATCCACCCTTGCAGTTTGCCAACGCTGAAGATGTAAACTTCCTCATTCAACTTTTCAAACGTGGGTGCAAACTCATGGCTGAAAACCAAGGTTTTTTGCAAATAGAAGCCATTTTAGATACGGTTTTGAATACGTGCTGGAGCTTGTACCCTAACTCTCCAACAGGAAACGAACAACAAAAAGGACATCTGCTTGTCAAAAGATTCAGGCAACTCATAGAGGAAAACTACCAAGAAAATCTTAATATTCAGCAATACGCTGAATTACTAAACATCAGTCCTAACCACTTGACTCACATCGTCAAGAAAGTTTTGGGAAAAACATCATTAGACCTAATAAAAGAACGCAATATCATAGAAATCAAAAGATTATTGATCCATACTGACTTATCAGTAACTCAAATTGCGGATCGACTAAACTTCAAT
The Aureibacter tunicatorum DNA segment above includes these coding regions:
- a CDS encoding DMT family transporter, translated to MSLYLILMAIVAGCCIPCQGTINAKLSEHMNHPFQVAFFSFFVANVLIGIYLLVSGETFPSFSTLTNITWYLYTGGLLGIVFITSVMLLIPKLGVATTLSFAIVGQLVCSLILDQIGLFGMKTHPINLQKIIGVICLLVGLYLIKHEKGAVHKSYWIFFAFAIGFITPFQGNINAELNHYVGNPLIATFLSFSGATIFLSIYLLLFRVKFPANMMNVPFYLYFSGFFGTILITLVLYLIPKIGVSLTVAGVITGQLTCSVLIDRFGILGVKKRLLTIHKVVGILALAVGLIFMQI
- a CDS encoding AraC family transcriptional regulator, with protein sequence MKEDLPIYTLNQFESQLSKNKPYQVEIFDANRHFEVEYPHKHDFFEVLFLTNGSGCHIIDSNRYDINPPCVFFLSPGQAHKLELSKDISGYLFLFTDEFYLFHKSNKNQLLELPFFFNINQENPPLQFANAEDVNFLIQLFKRGCKLMAENQGFLQIEAILDTVLNTCWSLYPNSPTGNEQQKGHLLVKRFRQLIEENYQENLNIQQYAELLNISPNHLTHIVKKVLGKTSLDLIKERNIIEIKRLLIHTDLSVTQIADRLNFNDQSYLTKFFKKNVGITPAAFRNNR
- a CDS encoding UDP-N-acetylmuramoyl-tripeptide--D-alanyl-D-alanine ligase, which translates into the protein MSNLLSIETDIYSKFLECSGVTANLKYVRDGDLYFALSGRDYDGNSAVGQALEKGAKYAIVDDPRQVVSDQCILVKEVYQVLRKLAKYHRLRFRLPVIAITGSNGKTTTKELIREVLSQKYNVFATDGNQNSIRGGALLNVLRLNNSHEIAVFEIGARRVGDISELCDIIKPNYGLITNIGRAHLGVFGGSKQLIKAKSDLYQYLYAHNGKVFVNAKNRLLLKLSSCFHTPIKYLDDNDLKLVSEDDFVSVGSRFGNTVKTNLIGNYNFENIAAALCIGRNFGVEDEKGIAAVAAYVPKRNRSQFVKRKSNKVIMDAYNANLSSMIASVLSLSLMEDRNKVVILGDMKDLGDLSLSEHEKLGKKLHLLGFDKVILLGEEMLYAKKHCPNAIHFNGKSEMEKYISNWKIEDSVVLIKGSRSMRMESVLDYI